One Pseudopipra pipra isolate bDixPip1 chromosome 26, bDixPip1.hap1, whole genome shotgun sequence DNA window includes the following coding sequences:
- the LOC135402896 gene encoding feather keratin Cos1-2-like — protein sequence MSCCQPCNPCCQPCGPTPLANSCNECCVRQCQSSTVAIQPSAVVVTLPGPILSSFPQNTAVGSSTSAAVGSILSCDGVPINSGGFDLSCITNRYRCRPC from the coding sequence ATGTcgtgctgccagccctgcaacccctgctgccagccctgcggCCCGACcccgctggccaacagctgcaatgagtgctgtgtcaggcagtgccagagctCCACTGTTGCCATCCAGCCCTCTGCTGTGGTGGTGACCCTGCCCGGGcccatcctcagctccttcccacagaACACCGCCGTGGGATCCTCCACCTCCGCTGCCGTTGGCAGCATCCTCAGCTGTGACGGAGTGCCCATCAACTCCGGGGGCTTTGACCTCTCCTGCATCACCAACCGCTACAGGTGTCGGCCCTGCTAA
- the LOC135402889 gene encoding feather keratin Cos1-2-like, with product MSCCQPCNPCCQPCGPTPLANSCNEYCVRQCQSSTVAIQPSPVVVTLPGPILSSFPQNTVVGSSTSAAVGSILSSDGVPINSGGFDLSCITSCYHGRCPPC from the coding sequence ATGTcgtgctgccagccctgcaacCCTTGCTGCCAGCCCTGCGGCCCGACcccgctggccaacagctgcaatgagtactgtgtcaggcagtgccagagctCCACTGTTGCCATCCAGCCCTCCCCCGTTGTGGTGACCCTGCCCGGGcccatcctcagctccttcccacagaACACCGTGGTGGGATCCTCCACCTCCGCTGCCGTTGGCAGCATCCTCAGCTCTGACGGAGTGCCCATCAACTCCGGGGGCTTTGACCTCTCCTGCATCACCAGCTGCTACCATGGCAGATGTCCCCCCTGCTAA
- the LOC135403032 gene encoding feather keratin Cos2-2-like, with protein sequence MSCPEKCQQCQPCNPCCQPCGPTPLANSCNECCVRQCQSSTVVIEPPAVLVTLPGPILSSFPQNTVVGSSTSAAVGSILSCDGVPINSGGFDLSCITSCYRGRCPPC encoded by the coding sequence ATGTCGTGCCCTGAGaagtgccagcagtgccagccctgcaacccctgctgccagccctgcggCCCGACcccgctggccaacagctgcaatgagtgctgtgtcaggcagtgccagagctCCACCGTCGTCATTGAGCCGCCGGCTGTGCTGGTGACCCTGCCCGGGcccatcctcagctccttcccacagaACACCGTGGTGGGATCCTCCACCTCTGCTGCCGTTGGCAGCATCCTCAGCTGTGACGGAGTGCCCATCAACTCCGGGGGCTTTGACCTCTCCTGCATCACCAGCTGCTACCGTGGCAGATGTCCCCCCTGCTAA
- the LOC135402988 gene encoding feather keratin Cos2-2-like, producing the protein MSCPEKCQQCQPCNPCCQPCGPTPLANSCNECCVRQCQSSTVVIEPPAVLVTLPGPILSSFPQNTVVGSSTSAAVGSILSCDGVPINSGGFDLSCITSCYRGRCPPC; encoded by the coding sequence ATGTCGTGCCCTGAGaagtgccagcagtgccagccctgcaaCCCTTGCTGCCAGCCCTGCGGCCCGACcccgctggccaacagctgcaatgagtgctgtgtcaggcagtgccagagctCCACCGTCGTCATTGAGCCGCCGGCTGTGCTGGTGACCCTGCCCGGGcccatcctcagctccttcccacagaACACCGTGGTGGGATCCTCCACCTCCGCTGCCGTTGGCAGCATCCTCAGCTGTGATGGAGTGCCCATCAACTCCGGGGGCTTTGACCTCTCCTGCATCACCAGCTGCTACCGTGGCAGATGTCCCCCCTGCTAA
- the LOC135402806 gene encoding feather keratin Cos2-2-like, with product MSCCQPCNPCCQSCGPTPLANSCNECCVRQCQSSTVVIEPPAVLVTLPGPILSSFPQNTVVGSSTSAAVGSILSCDGVPINSGGFDLSCITSCYRGRCPPC from the coding sequence ATGTcgtgctgccagccctgcaacCCTTGCTGCCAGTCCTGTGGCCCGACcccgctggccaacagctgcaatgagtgctgtgtcaggcagtgccagagctCCACCGTCGTCATTGAGCCGCCGGCTGTGCTGGTGACCCTGCCCGGGcccatcctcagctccttcccacagaACACCGTGGTGGGATCCTCCACCTCCGCTGCCGTTGGCAGCATCCTCAGCTGTGATGGAGTGCCCATCAACTCCGGGGGCTTTGACCTCTCCTGCATCACCAGCTGCTACCGTGGCAGATGTCCCCCCTGCTAA
- the LOC135402989 gene encoding feather keratin Cos2-2-like: MSCPEKCQQCQPCNPCCQPCGPTPLANSCNECCVRQCQSSTVVIEPPAVLVTLPGPILSSFPQNTVVGSSTSAAVGSILSCDGVPINSGGFDLSCITSCYRGRCPPC, encoded by the coding sequence ATGTCGTGCCCTGAGaagtgccagcagtgccagccctgcaacccttgctgccagccctgtggcccgaccccgctggccaacagctgcaatgagtgctgtgtcaggcagtgccagagctCCACCGTCGTCATTGAGCCGCCGGCTGTGCTGGTGACCCTGCCCGGGcccatcctcagctccttcccacagaACACCGTGGTGGGATCCTCCACCTCCGCTGCCGTTGGCAGCATCCTCAGCTGTGACGGAGTGCCCATCAACTCCGGGGGCTTTGACCTCTCCTGCATCACCAGCTGCTACCGTGGCAGATGTCCCCCCTGCTAA
- the LOC135403034 gene encoding feather keratin Cos2-2-like, with product MSCPEKCQQCQPCNPCCQPCGPTPLANSCNECCVRQCQSSTVVIEPPAVLVTLPGPILSSFPQNTVVGSSTSAAVGSILSCDGVPINSGGFDLSCITSCYRGRCPPC from the coding sequence ATGTCGTGCCCTGAGaagtgccagcagtgccagccctgcaacccctgctgccagccctgcggCCCGACcccgctggccaacagctgcaatgagtgctgtgtcaggcagtgccagagctCCACCGTCGTCATTGAGCCACCGGCTGTGCTGGTGACCCTGCCCGGGcccatcctcagctccttcccacagaACACCGTGGTGGGATCCTCCACCTCCGCTGCCGTTGGCAGCATCCTCAGCTGTGATGGAGTGCCCATCAACTCCGGGGGCTTTGACCTCTCCTGCATCACCAGCTGCTACCGTGGCAGATGTCCCCCCTGCTAA
- the LOC135402807 gene encoding feather keratin Cos1-2-like, protein MSCCQPCNPCCQPCGPTPLANSCNECCVRQCQSSTVAIQPSPVVVTLPGPILSSFPQNTVVGSSTSAAVGSILSCDGVPINSGGFDLSCITNCYRGRCPPC, encoded by the coding sequence ATGTcgtgctgccagccctgcaacCCTTGCTGCCAGCCCTGCGGCCCGACcccgctggccaacagctgcaatgagtgctgtgtcaggcagtgccagagctCCACTGTTGCCATCCAGCCCTCCCCCGTTGTGGTGACCCTGCCCGGGcccatcctcagctccttcccacagaACACCGTGGTGGGATCCTCCACCTCCGCTGCCGTTGGCAGCATCCTCAGCTGTGACGGAGTGCCCATCAACTCTGGGGGCTTTGACCTCTCCTGCATCACCAACTGCTACCGTGGCAGATGTCCCCCCTGCTAA
- the LOC135402916 gene encoding feather keratin Cos1-1/Cos1-3/Cos2-1-like: MSCCQPCNPCCQPCGPTPLANSCNECCVRQCQSSTVVIEPSPVVVTLPGPILSSFPQNTAVGSSTSAAVGSILSCDGVPINSGGFDLSCITNRYCGRIC; this comes from the coding sequence AtgtcctgctgccagccctgcaacCCTTGCTGCCAGCCCTGCGGCCCGACcccgctggccaacagctgcaatgagtgctgtgtcaggcagtgccagagctCCACCGTCGTCATCGAACCCTCCCCCGTGGTGGTGACCCTGCCCGGGcccatcctcagctccttcccacagaACACCGCCGTGGGATCCTCCACCTCCGCTGCCGTTGGCAGCATCCTCAGCTGTGACGGAGTGCCCATCAACTCCGGGGGCTTTGACCTCTCCTGCATCACCAACCGCTACTGCGGCAGAAtctgctga